One Skermanella sp. TT6 genomic window, AGCCGCACCCACTTGCGCTGGATCGTCCGGGCTTCCTGCTCGAGCCCGCTCTCGGTCCATTCCGAAACCTCCTTGGGCATCACCGGGATGAGCCTGGCGAGGTCCAGGATCGCGTCGCGCTGCCGCTCGTGCGGCTCGTTCACGACCGAGGTCCACAATGATACGATGTAGGACCATCCGTCCAGCAGCCAGGCGAGCCGCGACATCTGGCCGCTGACCACTCGGGAGTCGCGGTCCCAGTTGCGCATGATGCTCAGGACGTTGCGGAGTATCGCGTCGGTTTCCACCAGGGTGAGCCGGGCCATGGTGGTGGTATGGATCGCCACCTGGACGGCGAACCGGCCGACCTCGGCGGCGCCGGAGACGTCCCGGCTCTGCCATTGGGACACCGTCTCCTGGAACGAGTCCAGGTCGAGCAGCAGGCGCCGGAGCCGGCCGGGCGCCGGAGCCCAGGGCAGCCCCACCGAGAAGGTCGACCGGGTCAGGCTCTCGATCCGTTGGTAGAGGATCTCCGGCGAGATGTTGAGCGCGCCGGAGACCTGGAAGATCGCCCGCTTCATGCGGGCTTCGGTATCCTCCCCAGGGCGGCCGGTCATGAGTTCCTGGGCCGAGATGCCGGCCAGCTTCAGCAGGTCGACGACCAGCAGGAAGTTGGTCAGCAGCGCCTCCTCCTTCTCCTGGGCGAGAAGGGCCTGGGCGCGGCGCATGGCGTCGCGGCCGGCCAAGCCTTCCGCCGCGACGCCGAGCGTCGCGGTGCGCACGGTCGCCGGATCGATCCGCTCGACGCGCAGCACGGACTCGTAGAGGGCATGGTCATGCATGGTGATCGTGGCGAACTGCACCAGGGAGCGCCAGGCCAGGATATAGGAGCCGCGGCCGCCGGCGAGGTTCGGCAGGATCAGCTCCACGGAGTCGCCGGTCGACTGCCGGATTCGGGCCTGGACGAGTAGCGGCGTGGTGAAGTCGACCGCCACCCCCCGCTGCGCGAAGGTGGACGGAGCGAACTCCGCCGGCTTTTCCATGATCTGTCCGATCAGATCGGCCGAACTCATTCAGAAGGTCTCCAGTGGGCGATGCTCGACGGCAATTCGAATATCATATTGCGGTTAATACAATATATCCTGCCAATGGATCGTAATTTACTTCTTGCCCCCGGAACCGGCTTTTCGTGATGGTTGCCCGCGGCGCATGTTGGCCTGGGTACCGGTGCGGGCACGTACCGCTGCGGCACCTTCGCGAAACCATTCTGATCGGGGGCACCCATGGCCGAACCGGACGCAGCCGGATTTCTTCCCGCCCGGCACCACGCGGATCTGGGCGACGCCTTCTTCGACGTGGTCGAGCCGGCGGACTTCCCGAAGCATGTCCTGCGCTGGCGGAACGACCGCTGGGCGCGCCGGGTCGGGCTGGGGAACCTGACCGAGAGCGAGTGGATCGCGCATTTCGGCCGATTCGAACCGCTGCCCGGCAGCCTGGCGCGGCCGCTGGCGCTCCGCTACCACGGGCACCAGTTCCGTAGCTACAATCCGCAGCTCGGGGACGGGCGCGGTTTCCTGTTCGCCCAGCTTCGCGACCCCGTGGACGGGCGTCTTCTCGATCTCGGCACCAAGGGCAGCGGCGAGACGCCGTGGTCGCGCGGGGCGGACGGCCGCCTGACGCTGAAGGGCGGCGTCCGGGAGGTGCTGGCGACCGAGCTGCTGGAAGCCCGGGGCGTCAACACATCCAAGAGCTTCAGCCTGATCGAGACCGGCGAGAACCTGTTCCGGGGCGACGAGCCGTCGCCGACCCGGTCCTCGGTCCTGGTCCGGCTCAGCCATTCCCACATCCGGATCGGCACCTTCCAGCGGCTGGCCTATCTGGGCGACCAGGACGGCCTGCGGCGGCTGGTCGACCACAGCATCCGGCACTATATGCCGGACGCCTGGAGCGAGGACGAGGGCGCGCGGACCCTGGCCTTCTTCGAGCGCGCCTGCGCCAACGTCGCCCGCATGGGCGCGGAATGGACCGCGGCCGGCTTCGTCCACGGTGTCATCAACACCGACAACGTGACCGTGACGGGCGAGAGCTTCGACTATGGCCCGTACCGTTTCCTGCCGGTCTACGACCCCAAGTTCGTCGCGGCCTATTTCGATCCGGTCGGCCTCTACGCCTTCGGGCGCCAGCCCGGCGCGTTGCGCTGGAACCTGTGCCGGCTGGCCGAATGCCTGATTCCCTTCGCGTCGCCGGCCAGGTTGGAGCTTGCGGTCAACGGTTTCGACGGCCTGTTCGCCGGCGCGCTGGCCCGGGCGACCCTGGACCGGCTGGCGCTGGAACACGGCGAGCCCGCCGCCGACCTCGATTTCGTCAGCGCGCTGTACGGATTCATGGCGTCGAGCGGGGTGCCGTTCGAGCGCTTCTTCTTCGACTGGCGCGGCGGCCCGGAGAGCGAGCGGCGCGCGGGCGAAAGCCCCGCTGCCGGGCTGTACGCCGGGGTCGACTTCGCCCCGGTCCGCGCCGGCCTGCTGGGGCGGCGGCCGACGGGGGCTGCGAACCTGTCGCATCCTTACTTCGGGGGCAACCCCTGCACGCTGCTGATCGAGGAGATCGAAGCCCTGTGGGCACCGATCGCCGAGGCGGACGACTGGTCGCCCTGGCGGGCCAAGCTGGAGGAAATCGCGACCGCGGCGGAGGCGTTCGGCACCCTCATTCCCGGGCGCAGTTGACCTGGCCCACCGCCGTGTAGCGGCAGACCATGCCGGTGCTGAAGCGGAACCGCTCCGTCCCCTCGCGCCGGACCGCGACCCCGTTGGAGAACTGGACCCAGCCGAGCGAGTCCATATGGGCCTGGATCCCGTTGGAGAACAGAAGCTCGCCCTTGGGCGACTTCGCCACCTTGACGCCGTCGGACATCAGGATGTCGTTGGCCCCGTCGCGGAAGGCGGCGATCCCGTGCGAGCACCGGACGCCGCCGATCGAGACGGCGCATGCGAAGGGCTGCTGGTGAGGACCCAGGACGACCATCGCGAAGACCGCGACTTCCAGCACGTTCATGATCACAACGGAAATCCCAGGCACCCCGAAACCGATGGGCGGGGTATAG contains:
- a CDS encoding protein adenylyltransferase SelO, translated to MAEPDAAGFLPARHHADLGDAFFDVVEPADFPKHVLRWRNDRWARRVGLGNLTESEWIAHFGRFEPLPGSLARPLALRYHGHQFRSYNPQLGDGRGFLFAQLRDPVDGRLLDLGTKGSGETPWSRGADGRLTLKGGVREVLATELLEARGVNTSKSFSLIETGENLFRGDEPSPTRSSVLVRLSHSHIRIGTFQRLAYLGDQDGLRRLVDHSIRHYMPDAWSEDEGARTLAFFERACANVARMGAEWTAAGFVHGVINTDNVTVTGESFDYGPYRFLPVYDPKFVAAYFDPVGLYAFGRQPGALRWNLCRLAECLIPFASPARLELAVNGFDGLFAGALARATLDRLALEHGEPAADLDFVSALYGFMASSGVPFERFFFDWRGGPESERRAGESPAAGLYAGVDFAPVRAGLLGRRPTGAANLSHPYFGGNPCTLLIEEIEALWAPIAEADDWSPWRAKLEEIATAAEAFGTLIPGRS